A region of Candidatus Woesearchaeota archaeon DNA encodes the following proteins:
- the endA gene encoding tRNA-intron lyase has protein sequence MTKPKPIPCRIISDIVQTDNSDVALELHNQGRFGEIEDHRVHLSFLEGLYLLEKEKIKILDSHNKKLSSDAFLKKAERKEKKFWVKYRVYRDLRDRGYLVKTALKFGADFRVYDRGVKPGEDHAKWIVYPTYEADVLTWYDFSAKNRVAHSTKKRLLLAVVDAEGDVSFWETRWLRP, from the coding sequence ATGACAAAACCAAAACCTATTCCTTGCCGTATTATCTCTGACATTGTGCAAACGGACAATAGTGATGTTGCTCTTGAACTTCATAATCAGGGGCGTTTTGGGGAGATAGAAGATCATCGGGTGCACCTCTCTTTTTTGGAAGGGTTATATCTTCTTGAAAAAGAAAAAATCAAAATTCTTGATTCCCATAACAAAAAACTTTCTTCTGACGCGTTTCTCAAAAAAGCAGAACGAAAAGAGAAGAAGTTTTGGGTGAAATATAGAGTGTATAGAGATCTTCGGGATAGAGGATATCTTGTGAAAACTGCTCTCAAATTTGGCGCTGATTTTCGTGTTTATGATCGTGGCGTTAAACCTGGCGAAGATCACGCGAAATGGATTGTGTATCCGACGTATGAAGCGGATGTTTTGACCTGGTATGATTTCTCTGCGAAAAACAGAGTTGCCCATAGTACGAAAAAACGGTTGCTTTTGGCTGTTGTTGACGCTGAAGGAGATGTCAGCTTTTGGGAAACAAGATGGTTACGGCCGTAA